The Neodiprion lecontei isolate iyNeoLeco1 chromosome 2, iyNeoLeco1.1, whole genome shotgun sequence genome segment acaattatatatgtatatacatgcatatatcaCGAAATGACACGTGGTCCAAAGCTGtaatttatagtttcgttGTTATCCCATATTTACAATCATTATTCAACAGAGTAATCGTTCGGTGATTACGAAATGGTACTTCTGTTCCTTTGTGCCTGGCATCCAACTAGAAAATTTCAActataatgtacaaaaaaaagtcCAGAAGGATCGGCAAtctagtaaaaatttttgaataattacgaaacatccatttttcaataaatttctcaTACtggcatattttttaaaattgtaaaaaaaaaattaattttttctcgccAGGATAGACCAAAAAATCTCTGCACAAAAATATACTCGAAGATTTtacgtgtaataaaaatgaaattcctGTAATTACAAAGCATGCTAAAGGAATATTTTTGAGACAACAGAGACAGTAATTAATTCTTCGAAATATGTTTTGCGAatgtgaaattattatatttgagaatgaaaatcaattctcTACAATTACCAACAAGGGGTGTTTCactgaattaaaaattgaaagtgtcaGCGTGATTACATATTTCATGATTATTCACATTTTATAGGGGAATTACGAGAGATTACTTGACAattaattttactttgattACGCGATTTCTCACAATTTCTTAGTTTTCATGTGATTTCGTAAAATTATAAAGAGATTTTTGTAATCCTAAATGGTTTCTCATGACTCCCAATGatcaataaaacaaaattttattttaatattactgATTTCAGTGTGATTTCGGAGATTacgaaataatttcgaaagataTTGATGGCATGATCCCTTGTATTACACACCACTTGATTACCAAGCACATGTaacaaatatttccaattcTCCGAACACAAAATTTCTTTGCATATGTGATTTTGTGTgttaataaacaaaattctatttttaatgTCATAGATATAAAGAATGTACACAGATTATTGCTAAGAtagtgaagagaaaaattcttcgaaacATTCTTTGCAcatgtaaatatttatatttctgaataaaagtaaatttttcatgacGACTATGGAAGTGCGATAAAAGTTACGTGTTTTAGCTTCATGTCACCATTGACATGATCTTTGCACGTCTACTCCTGTAAATTCCAAACAGTATATCTGTTATCGGTTTTCACATATTTCATCTATCAAGAAATAAGGATTATTTCTTGaaatgttaattaattttcagctTGCAGTGTTTGCGGGCAGCAACATGACACGACAACATGTCCGTTTTTACTGGATCTTCATTATGTAAGGAGGGACctgtgtttcttttttgctttatATCTGAAGTGACTGTTTTGAAAACACAAGAAAGAAAGTGTCCGCTTAATACAATTTGCAGCCCAACAAATCGATCATTTCTAATAAGTGtttgttgttgattttttcttctgcaATGGTCAGGTTAAAGATGCACCAGTCTTGTCAAGGGCGAGACAAACACTACCTGAAAATCTGGAAATCACCAAAATGGCAGATGGTTTGATGACGGTCACAACAAGGATCGAACTGCCCAGAGGAACAACGTTTGGTCCACTCTACGCTAAAAGAATATGGACAATGAATCCATTAACCCATTTCCCAATTAGAGTATTTGGCAAATCTACCTCTGAAACATATCATCTGGATTATTCAAACGAGAACAGCTCAAATTGGATGTGTTTTGTTGGCCCGGCGTCAAACGCCAAGGAGCAAAATCTGATCTGCTATCAGGTAAGCTTTTGAAATACTTTCAGCTCTTGTTTACACTTAGGTCAcgcatttattttttctttcaacctcTTTAGGTGGAAcaggatattttttacaccgcGATGCGCACAATAGCCATAGGCGAGGAGCTGAGAGTTTGGTACGCACCTTATTATGCGTTGAGGATGAAGATGCCAGTGTTTAACGCTGACTTTGCTAATGTCAGCGCAACTATACCAAATTCAGAAATCCAACAAGTGATAAAGACAGAGAAAAATGGCGAACAGATTGGGTTACTAAGTGGGTACAGTTGAGATTTGAAGGAAAGTAAAACAATGCTAACACCAgtggtaataattaataataatccaTCTGAATTATTACCAGAAAAAGATGTCGCTCAGGAATTGGCTGAGAAATTGCCTGCACAGCATCTCGGAGCTAGGGATGATAAAGCAACGTGGAACTGCAGAATTTGTTCAACTGTTATCTGCTCTGTCGTCGCTTATGCCAAGCATTTAATGGAGCATTATAAGCCATTGATTGGCGTTTATTGTAATATATGTAACAAGAAATGTAACAATGTGACggtaatttgtaaaaatttatcatatcTGTTATGCACTTAGCTTTAAACTCACGATTAGTGTAATAAAATCTGAATCACCTATGggagataattttcaaaaaaatgtatactaTAGACAACTCTGTTTTGTGTCTCTGATCACAGGCCTTGGAACGTCACAAGAGTTCCAAACACCCGGAGGAATCATCCAACGACAGTGTAGTTGGAATACCGACATCCGAAAGTCAACAGCAACAAAATGCACAAGTAAGTAAGAACTTGAAGATTGTCAAATATGTAGTTATGATATCCTGTGCagtttgcgaaaaaaaataaaacattagttttagattttgaaacactatgaaaaaaaaaatcttcacaATTTATAAAACGTCATTCATTTCTTGGTCATCCAATGATTGTTAATTTTCAGACCATCTTCCTGAATATAAGTGATTCCGAAGGACAGACATCGGAAGCGATGAAAGATATATTAGAGAAATTCAAAGCCGGAAAGGCAATAACAGAGAGCAGTTTGTTAGCAACTTCAACGCCGAATGATAAAGATTCTCATCACTCAGATCTACCGATTTTAGACACGAATTCTATAAACGTGAATGATTTACTCCAGAACAATGGTTCACTGATAGAGAATTCGTCACTCAAATCGATCCTTGAGAATCAATGTCTAAACATGAATTTAGGACTGAACACAATGACTGACTCTATGCTTTCagtggaaaatatttcagcCTCGGATTCTGTAAAGTTTAACGTCGAAGAGCTTGCCTCAGAGCTTTTAGATATTGTGCCTGATGTCGACAATATTAACAAAAGAATTGACAACCTTGAGTGTGATATATGCGATAAGAAATTCGAGAAGGTCGACTACTTATATCGTCACTTGCGCAAACACACTGGGGAATTCATATGCCCTGCTTGTCTACTGGTGAGTAGATACAAGACAGctaagactttttttttattgtttttttgtatatttatcaTTCTCCATCAgatttatcgtttttttttttcatcatgaATCTGGTAAGCAGGTATGAAATGACAGAAAAGAATCGATAAGGTTTAAAAGAGGATCAATGTTTCGGGATAAAATTTTGCTTACAATTTTCTGCACGgtctttttttcactgaatAGTACCTTATCTTAAAGTTTGGAAGCACCACTTGAACAGACTTGAGGATTATTTGATATCAATTTTCCTTGTATCGCAGGTATTTGCCAGAAAAGAGAATTTGCTGTCACACACGtgtttttcccaaaaattgGACTACCATTACGAGTGTCCGTACTGCCAGAAACCTTTTATGTTGAAAAAGTACTTAAGAAGACACATGGTCAAGCACACAGGTATGCATAATCAAAGATGTTTGCTTCTTTTCTGAAGATGTTTTTTAACCGAATGTGTACTTTTACATTGCAGCTTGGAATAATTGCAAGTGGTGCCATTCTCCGTTTTCATCGCAGTCCGAACTTGAGGCACACAAATGTTTGACTCCAAAGCATGAGTGCCTACAATGCAGCAAACGGTTTGTGCATAGAGCGCACTTGAATCGGCACCTGAAGTTACACGAAAACCCGAAACCAGCGGCGAAACgggtgagaaaaaaaccgCCGGAGAAACCTGTCATATGTGAGAAGTGTGGTGACGTTTTTAAAACTCCGTACAGCTTGAAGCAGCACCTCAGTTCGCACGGTGAGCAGTGAAAGAAGCTCCGCTGTAACCGAATTTATTGTGGCGAGAGGTGTATTCGATATGGTTGTCTTTCAGGGGAGCGAACTTACGAGTGTGACATTTGCCAGCGAAGATTTCATCGCATTGGTGTTCTGAAAGAGCATAAAGCAATTCATCAGGCAGCGCAAATACCGTGCAGCATTTGCgggaagaaattgaaaagcaAAAAAGCTCTGGACATCCACATGCTTTTACATGGGAACAAGAAATACCAATGCGACAAGTGCGATAAAGTGAGTTTGCAGATGTGGTTGAGATGCTCGAACCTTGTAGTAAAATGGTTATATATACCTTTGCACCCCTTGTTTCAGAGTTTCTTTCAGAAGTGTAACTACCAAAAGCACCATACCAAATTTCACAGTGAAAAAACACCGTACAAATGCTCTCTCTGCTCTCTACAGTTTGCAAACAAGCTCAAATACAACAAGCACATTGAAAGCCACACTAAGCCTGCCCAATTCATGTGTGCAACGTGTCCTAAATCCTTCCATAAGGTGAGGTAATACACAACGTTGCCTAAAATGAGCTGAAATTTGCGAAAATGTTAATATGGTGACCAGATATTgtattgtgaaattttgaaaagtttttccgCACAATTTCCGAGAAAATGAGTCGAACTTGAATCGATGATTTAAAGGGGGAGGTCACCCTTTCATGATTggtttttcagaaaactttaaATAGCTGCCATTGATACGGGAAGGTACTCAAATAACCAACGATTATACGACTGAAAGACACTGATTTTAACTTTAATTTGGGCTTTGAAATTTGAGAATAGTTCGTAATGTTTTCACTGTATTCATTTTATCCGAAACGACGTTTTCATCTCTCTTCACCCATTAAATTCGACACCGTTGGTACGTTTTTAATGACATTggtacatattatattctgGGAAGTATTTTTCGTAAGAACTAGAACAACGTCCGAACTAAACCCTGtgagttataatataaaaagtgcaaaaatttccaatcaGTAAGTAATATCACGAAATTTAACAAGTCTTTAATTTATGTGAAAACTACATGTTGCATTAGAGTGTGTACCAAGTTTGATTAAAACAATACAAACGGTATTGAAGTTATAGTACGATTGTTGAAAAAGATTGTTTCGTGTAAAATGAGTGCAGTTAAACAATTATCGATCACCTTCcaaatttcagaattcaaaGTGGAGACAGAACTAGTATCTTTTAGCTATACGATCGTTGGCTATTAGATACTCTTCTCGTATCAAAAGCTACTACTCAAAGTTGACTTAAAAATGAAAGTGCAGAGCCTGGGTTTAGCGTGCCTGACGTGATGGTCAGAACACTACCTGTTTCATTCATGAGGAATTTAACCGTTTCTAAATTCACTTGTATGATCTGCAGGAATGTCAGTTGAAACGTCACACGCAGACGAGTCATAGCGGGATTGTTTATCGCTGTCCGTATTGCCGAATGGCGTTCAGACACAGACATAGCGTGCGAAGGCACTTCGAACGCCAACATAATGCCTTGAGAGAGGACTGGGATAAGCCGGGATTTCTTAATCAGTTAACAGAAAAAGCTCCTGTTGAACCAATTAATCAGGCACAGATTGAGgataacaaatttttggtgaaTTACGAAGATGTGAATAATAAGGATTTTGGGGACACGGACAATGCGCAAGGTAATTTCTCGatcatttcaattaaatggatcgataaaaaacaaaagtcaAACATTTTAGACTCAATCACCTCTCTTAGTGACTTTTTATCAGGTTTCCATGTTTTGAGGTCTGAAAAATTACTTCTGAACATTTTCCAGTGAATGTtgggtgtgtgtatgtgtgatCAATATTTTGTCCCACAATATCTGTAGAATGAATGAACGGATTTCGATGATATCGGTCTCAAACGACGCAGTTCTCTTAATTTagaactgattagattttggaTTCGAGTCGAACTAGCAATTTTCGAGTTATGCGTATACAACAAAGAGAAGGAAATATATTGTTTAGGTAATAATGTTTTCTGAGGTAGAAACACATCTGAGCGGCAAGTGTAGGCTGACTCATCAAGGTCAGCCAgattactaatttttttttcctaattttagATGGCGCTATGCTGCTGTCTGTCACGGGAATAGACGATACTGCATTTTTACAGACACCTCAAACTGACAGTGTGGTGCAACTTACCACGGAGGATGAAGCCAATTGCAATTCGATAACTGGTGAGCAAATTTGGGTATTGTATTTGCAATTGAGATTACTTTAATCCTTCAAGTggggaaactttttttttttttaattcgacaAGTTCTAAGCATCGCAACAAGGGCTTTAAGCCCGGAAGGTCattagtaaatttatttacgtatCTGCAACAATTAAAaagacaaaatttttcaaaactgctgttattcaattaatttgacCAAGAAATATGTCCagcttttgaaaaaatattttttcatgtgaGACTGCTTGTGGCAGTTTCAGCTAGTAGggtttaaaaacaatattgcAATCCTAGGTCACGAAATTCTTTTGCAA includes the following:
- the LOC107227938 gene encoding zinc finger protein 470 isoform X2 codes for the protein MADGLMTVTTRIELPRGTTFGPLYAKRIWTMNPLTHFPIRVFGKSTSETYHLDYSNENSSNWMCFVGPASNAKEQNLICYQVEQDIFYTAMRTIAIGEELRVWYAPYYALRMKMPVFNADFANVSATIPNSEIQQVIKTEKNGEQIGLLKKDVAQELAEKLPAQHLGARDDKATWNCRICSTVICSVVAYAKHLMEHYKPLIGVYCNICNKKCNNVTALERHKSSKHPEESSNDSVVGIPTSESQQQQNAQTIFLNISDSEGQTSEAMKDILEKFKAGKAITESSLLATSTPNDKDSHHSDLPILDTNSINVNDLLQNNGSLIENSSLKSILENQCLNMNLGLNTMTDSMLSVENISASDSVKFNVEELASELLDIVPDVDNINKRIDNLECDICDKKFEKVDYLYRHLRKHTGEFICPACLLVFARKENLLSHTCFSQKLDYHYECPYCQKPFMLKKYLRRHMVKHTAWNNCKWCHSPFSSQSELEAHKCLTPKHECLQCSKRFVHRAHLNRHLKLHENPKPAAKRVRKKPPEKPVICEKCGDVFKTPYSLKQHLSSHGERTYECDICQRRFHRIGVLKEHKAIHQAAQIPCSICGKKLKSKKALDIHMLLHGNKKYQCDKCDKSFFQKCNYQKHHTKFHSEKTPYKCSLCSLQFANKLKYNKHIESHTKPAQFMCATCPKSFHKECQLKRHTQTSHSGIVYRCPYCRMAFRHRHSVRRHFERQHNALREDWDKPGFLNQLTEKAPVEPINQAQIEDNKFLVNYEDVNNKDFGDTDNAQDGAMLLSVTGIDDTAFLQTPQTDSVVQLTTEDEANCNSITGHEILLQVAGIEQPGSITNSDLSLTEVPQLSISESDARLAESVLGNAYIFGEDGGDIMFYVLDNAPTISEY
- the LOC107227938 gene encoding zinc finger protein 470 isoform X1, which produces MNLPAVVRKSKDTEVSLSACSVCGQQHDTTTCPFLLDLHYVKDAPVLSRARQTLPENLEITKMADGLMTVTTRIELPRGTTFGPLYAKRIWTMNPLTHFPIRVFGKSTSETYHLDYSNENSSNWMCFVGPASNAKEQNLICYQVEQDIFYTAMRTIAIGEELRVWYAPYYALRMKMPVFNADFANVSATIPNSEIQQVIKTEKNGEQIGLLKKDVAQELAEKLPAQHLGARDDKATWNCRICSTVICSVVAYAKHLMEHYKPLIGVYCNICNKKCNNVTALERHKSSKHPEESSNDSVVGIPTSESQQQQNAQTIFLNISDSEGQTSEAMKDILEKFKAGKAITESSLLATSTPNDKDSHHSDLPILDTNSINVNDLLQNNGSLIENSSLKSILENQCLNMNLGLNTMTDSMLSVENISASDSVKFNVEELASELLDIVPDVDNINKRIDNLECDICDKKFEKVDYLYRHLRKHTGEFICPACLLVFARKENLLSHTCFSQKLDYHYECPYCQKPFMLKKYLRRHMVKHTAWNNCKWCHSPFSSQSELEAHKCLTPKHECLQCSKRFVHRAHLNRHLKLHENPKPAAKRVRKKPPEKPVICEKCGDVFKTPYSLKQHLSSHGERTYECDICQRRFHRIGVLKEHKAIHQAAQIPCSICGKKLKSKKALDIHMLLHGNKKYQCDKCDKSFFQKCNYQKHHTKFHSEKTPYKCSLCSLQFANKLKYNKHIESHTKPAQFMCATCPKSFHKECQLKRHTQTSHSGIVYRCPYCRMAFRHRHSVRRHFERQHNALREDWDKPGFLNQLTEKAPVEPINQAQIEDNKFLVNYEDVNNKDFGDTDNAQDGAMLLSVTGIDDTAFLQTPQTDSVVQLTTEDEANCNSITGHEILLQVAGIEQPGSITNSDLSLTEVPQLSISESDARLAESVLGNAYIFGEDGGDIMFYVLDNAPTISEY